In Styela clava chromosome 6, kaStyClav1.hap1.2, whole genome shotgun sequence, the genomic window ttattaatttgagtTTAGCTTACGTTAAttattctatctttattttCTGTGTGAAAAGCTAACGTCCAAATACAATTTATCGTTTCGTACTGTTCTTCTGGGGTAGTTTTCTTTTCATCTGATAACAGTCTAGTTAAAATTGGTAAAACGCCAGCTTCGACGATTGTTTTCTAAATAAaggtaatttaaatatattcagtATATGATGTGACGTTCCGTCAAATAATCTTCTGTTAGCACTGGCTTAGTTGCCGTCAAATAAAGAATTTTGAGAGGTAGGAATAAATAGAtcgcagtatatatatatacgaatacATAGAAACTTATTTATGGGATCTATCtcatttctatttttatccTGATGGggtctatatatatacattcgaACGTTGGCATGTTCAAAATGTATAGTAGGCTACACTTCTTACCGGTTCTGCATTTTTAGCTCAAATTAAGGATGGATGACAATACAACATTCATGATGTAAAATGACATTATGCTTACTGGTGATATTTGAGACAATGCACCCAGGGTGTGTTGAATTGGGCAGGCAAATGtcgaatatgaaaaaaataagaatGCAAGAACGAATCCGTTTCAATGTGCGAAACATTTTGCCATGTTACATTTGTATTAATCAAGATGTTAaaagtatatatttaaaattatatagaCATACCTTGTTTTCATCATTCTGCGCTAATTTGTTTAAGGCAATGACCGTTTCTTGTgccgaaaacaaatattttttggcaACATGATTTGGCGATGCCACTGCTGACGATAGCACGTTGACAATAAATCCTATCACACCAGAACCTGCAATAAATGAAGCGAAATTCAAATTATGAAGTTACGAATTCTTGCTGGTAACTTACATCaaacactgatatatataaatcCCTAAACTCTACCTCATTCAGCTACTCCAAACAAATTGACTCTGAATTGTAAATGATTGTAAAACAAAGAAAACGTCACTATCCGGAGATCCATTCTCTTACTTTTTGTTACCTGTCACAATTCTAGTATTTTCCTCTTCCGTAATGCAATAAGCAAGTAAAATATACACTTCTGCTTTGATGATAAGATATGTTGATTTTTCGTACGCAAGCAGTGTATCTATTCCATTGTTTTTTCGAATGTGAATCTTGATTTTGTTGCAATGTCGCACACAATTcattaaaatagaaagagtTCCCTGTAAAATAAAGCATATAAAAAGTAGCAGAAAAAACTTCTTAATGGGAAGAAGGCGATGGGGATTAGAAATTCAATCTATTCCTTCATTTGTAATACGTTTCGAATTGCGCAACAGAAACGtcacaaaattgataaatggGTTACGTTTGACCAAGtgtacctatatatatatatatatcggcaaCTTTTACAATATGGATTGCGCATTACCCTTTTAAAGATGGCGTTGGCGATATTTCGAAACGCCGAAAGAGGTAAACTTAGCATCACAGTTCAAGTGATGactgaataatttaaaatggaCGTGTCCGGGTTGCAGGTGTTAAGTAGGAATACTGTTAGTCTGTTACCTAATGTATTGTGTGACGTCATCGAGGATTGTGGCGTCATACTTCGTTGAAATATTGGTATCAATGACATCGGTAACCATAGCTGTTATTATAAAATCATGTCATAACGCATACTGAAAATGGCATATTGAAATTCCGCACTATACCTTGATCATGTATCGTAATTGTTGTCGTTTCAAATTTTCCACACCAAGTTCAGGCATCGTTAGTTCTTTCATTAATCTCCTAACAACCTCTCCTTTTTTGGAAATAGCTTTCGGAAGATCAGCACATTTATCTGAGTAATTCCAAAGTAATAATTTCATCTGAATTGTAATTGAAACATTAAAGTTgaacgaaagaaatatttttggtccattttatattttaggTGCCAAGATGCGACTGCAAAACAAAATAGAGCCATTTGGGCTAAactcagtggcgtagcatccacccccgcaacccccgcgggGGGGAGGCACATCGAAAAGGGGCCCCAAgcggttaaaatttagaaatttaagcagcaaaaccaaaagctgcattgcaaaagcagtaatgcacatcttataaggttgatgttagttctgctcaaatcgttttgttacgtaacaatcccggagtcgtcgattttcggcgtcgtgtggtttgatcgcaccggccaCCGGCacaattacgaaggctgtcagattGAAAGCGAAAGCAAAACCTTTTAGTGGCGCACAAAAACGAAGAATAAAGGGCAGGAGAGGAAGAgcgtatgaaaaaaaattaaagtaaccaagataaacaaaatatttaaaccaaaattaGACTTGGGAATACCGAACATAACTGAGGAGGAATTAAGCCTAGCACGGGTGGTATCGGTAGAAAACCAGATGCGTGTTTAATCTCCAAAAGTGATGGCGTCGACGCGAatgaattttcttccaaaacttACACGACAATTATCACAGGTAagctactgatttttgaagcaaattgaaaaaattgatatgacGAAGATGGTGGATGAGTTTGCTAACACGAAagcgcaaattttaggttaccaacTTACCATagccttttaatagcgacatgttatgctttttgacgaaataaaaaaaaaactttgttttagattatgtccgagagtttttatgaccgggggcccacgagagtcttgctacgccactggctAAACTCGTATATATCGACAATATTTAGTGgatgaataaacaaaaatgGCGAATAGGGCCTATAACATAATTTTAATACAGACGGTTGTGTCTTTGCCAATCGATAATCTCTGTAGTTAAGAGATTTATCAGCTACATAATGATATGTTTCGCCCCGATTCCGTGATCAAGTGATAGAATGTGAAAAGCTAACCATGaaaatttaaactattttttcGATTGAGAGGCggtttattatgaaaataatatttgtaatcTAAACAGTTACAGAACCTGTTTCATGATTCTGAAATTTAGAGTTGTGGCGTTGCTGTAAAAATCTTCTGGATTTAGATGAAAATGATCCCACATTCGTATGAACACATCGAGTATACCTTTCCTGAGCATTATGTTACAAATTGCGTTGAGATCATCTCGTCTAGTTcttttcaaagcaaaatatatCTAGAAATATATCACGATTTTATGTTCTGAAATATCTAATGCAGCCTATACTAGTATTATTCGTTCTGAAGTAAAACAAACTTATGAAAAtgtatgaataatatttatgtttaGTCCGTGATTTCGGTTTCATTATTGACCGAATAAATACACACGAAACAAAGCCCAACAAAATTCTATATCTCACCTTGACTGCTTGCCTTAAATTTGTGAGAATCCCTGTTTCACTAAAATCTTCCGATGAACCAAGAACTTCCATAATTCCCTTGGAATAGTTGAGAAAATTTAGAATAAGTTTGAGACTAGGGAACAAAATATAGCCCTAACTATGGTAAATAATACCTCGATAATTGTTTGTATCTTCTCAAAATCTGTGTTCTTTCCAACTATATTCTTTTTGTTTCCTTTATCGAAATCATCACTGGAAATGGAAACTTGATCCTCGTCATCTTGTTCGCCCTGTTTTTTAATGAAGTCGACTTTCTCATTTTGCCGCCCGAAAGATTCTTTAGAAATGACAAATAACCTACTAGTTGTTTACCGTTCGCGattacaaaattgaaagtttagGTGAACCTGCTGACTATTGACTTTTTATCATGCTAACCTAAAAAGTCACCTAATGGAAAGTCAAGTTATAGGCTAAATATAAGTTATAAGTGAAAAAAACAACTCATAAAAATTCTCGACTCATAGTATAACTATATACAATACAAGTGTTTATTCTCTCATCATCTGAATTTATTCGGGAAAAAACAAATAGTACTTACGTTCTTTACGCTTCGATGGTCCTGATCCCATAACCGTTGTTTTGATAAAACCAGGTTATAAGAATCAATATCATATATTCAGCGTGGACAGCGTCACTTATCTTTAACAATCCCACTTTTAAAAGTTAGTATTCGAATGTGAAGCCACTTTGCTTTACATTCTATAAAATAAAACCATGTGATTTTGCATCAAATTGTTAAATGCTTATCTAGTAGCATAAAGCGAGCAAACATTATATACGGTACAGTAATATATTCCGTTTCTCATATAACACTATCAGTATATGGTACAAAGCTTGGGTCAAGTTTTTAACTTTCctgaatatttttcatactGCCTAAATCTTATACCAAATAACGCCAGCACCGtcaatgtttttattatcaCTACGATGAAATACCTTCAGACGTTGACACAAAAGGCCAACAACAATAGACctcgaacaaaaaaaaatgttgggtTCTACGCAGTCATATTGAATAAATTGACTTGTTCAAGCTTGAACCGTATTCTACGTGTGTCCCCATGTCAAAGTGAAATTGTTGAATGAAACATGCTTGTCGTTGCCAGTCAGACCGTATTAAAGCGTAAATATAATGTTAGCGAGAATTATTATGGGTGTCAactagaatatttgaaattgaattgaaagtTATATTTCAATCTAGAACTATCTGGCTACGACAAATAATTTTGTCTTGCTGAGATCAGTAATATTGACGACATAAGGCCCATGCACCCAAAGGGGAATTCCCAACATATAATGGTAACCAGATGACAAGAAATGCGCGCCATATGATAACGCCTTCCCTCTGCTTCgcgatgaatatgaaaaaactttttatcaataatatttaacCATTATATTCCCACAGGATTGCCGATATTTACAAATGGTCTTTATTACTAAATTTCATTATTAACCGTATCTGTACTTGTTCAGGACATTATAAtgcttattttataaaaatttgccgGTGTAACTGTCTTCCAAACATCACGTTTTACTAGAATTCGTCACCAACCATACGAGGGAGACAGCACACTATGGAATTTGCGGTATGGTGGGTGGGGTATGCGAAGCTGTGTCGAGTGAGCTGGCGAGCGTAATAAGTCAGCTCGTGGGTCGCTTTGGCCTTTGAAGACCGACTTGGATGGAAATTGAGTgcttattactgtattataagACAATTAATTGGTTGTCATTGATCATTTAAATTGTGGTTTGAGATTTGGTTATTGAAATAAACCGAAATTTTATACAGCGCGATATCATGAAGGTGCCATATGTTATATGATATACCGTACTATAACCGTTAGGAAATTTGATACCTCGTTGATTAACAATCGGAAAACTTAATATGACTGAGTTGGGAATCTTTTCTGTACTGGTTCGCAGGTTAGATATTGCGGTGTAAGCATGTCACGTATTTAATAAGCTACTAATATAGTTGCATCGCTTTGTTAGATTGTTTTTAGAGTTGAATAACCAATATTGACTGATTTCAGGATTTGGGGGCGCAATAGTTTTTGAATGTAAAATTTCTTATGCTTCTATTTTGGTTAATTTAGGTTTATTTCATAGCGTTATTACTTATAGCATATGGTTCACCTTTTTCTCATTTCCTCTGCCTAAAAACTCAACTTGCATCCAGTCTGCCAGTATAAAACTCTGAAAATAAACCATGCATCAACTATTTATCATGTAGTCGGAACAGAAAATCATAGGTTTCTTATCAACTGACAGACTTGGTTTCTACTTTGATCGCTACTCTATCACTTTACGAATGTATTTTGATGTTCGATCTATTTTTACCTTTGAATTGgtgcaaaaaatgttttatattgAGCTAAATGCAGCAATGCTATACATTTTGGGTAGAAATTCATAATTTATCTATTGTCTTTTCCCTGTATAAGATGGAGAATATTTTCCCTTAGAGTATAAGCAATTCTTTTCAGTCTTATTTTGTATAATTATGGATCTATTATTATATTAATGGGGTTTCATGTGTTATGTTGCTTATCATCTCTCAAGATTTGAATTAATATTGGTATTCAAGAGATTATTTAACTTTCAACATAGAAAATATGGTTTCACATACATCACAGAACATGTGGCAAAACTAGCAAGATAAAGTATTGTTATTCGGAGGAATTTAACATACAAGTCACAACTCAACTTGTAAGACCTCAATATCCTGTAGTTGTGTGTGTTGTTCAACACTGCATAATCCATTCActatttcaattacatttttaaattatattctcatCTTTGGAACCAAGTATGTTTTTAATGTGATGTTTCGCGACTTTCtat contains:
- the LOC120331936 gene encoding uncharacterized protein LOC120331936 isoform X1 — protein: MGSGPSKRKEQSFGRQNEKVDFIKKQGEQDDEDQVSISSDDFDKGNKKNIVGKNTDFEKIQTIIEGIMEVLGSSEDFSETGILTNLRQAVKIYFALKRTRRDDLNAICNIMLRKGILDVFIRMWDHFHLNPEDFYSNATTLNFRIMKQMKLLLWNYSDKCADLPKAISKKGEVVRRLMKELTMPELGVENLKRQQLRYMIKGTLSILMNCVRHCNKIKIHIRKNNGIDTLLAYEKSTYLIIKAEVYILLAYCITEEENTRIVTGSGVIGFIVNVLSSAVASPNHVAKKYLFSAQETVIALNKLAQNDENKKTIVEAGVLPILTRLLSDEKKTTPEEQYETINCIWTLAFHTENKDRIINEPCLIDITKRLKLRSGMDARAKLHKACCSLLFILDLEERLYEEELKPHTKTKHVMLSYNWEVQETMIKLREYLRQKGYEVWMDVEKMQDSILSAMAEAIENAAIVLVAMTETYKNSNPCRTEAEYAYRREVAVLPLLLQSEYVADGWLGAMVGTKLYVDLSGGFHEKKFAEVAQQISGIVSSSKILEHNPVLAKPVNASTLSTQSNDGGGNGPQESLLGFSILQYNIPCSNWSKQKVLEWCKCMGLKDQDSFPKLDGASLSQLCKMLIRSPDNYYSVLRNDFHFSAEDVLIMTDAVEELLANKLLERD